One region of Octopus sinensis unplaced genomic scaffold, ASM634580v1 Contig14554, whole genome shotgun sequence genomic DNA includes:
- the LOC115230135 gene encoding histone-lysine N-methyltransferase SETMAR-like produces MSGPLGSNFDVVPSAPITTRWYDKSDVGVDIEKGGMPSFLALYLLAKTRKSICEVYGESTIRRWFAKFKTGEFSLEADSRSGRPSKLDEDVLKTINFDVYCRQLANLNQKIKELRPEAANRKGVVFQYDNTRPHVSLATRTKLYELGWDILPHPPYSDIAPSDYHLFLSLQNSFQGKTFNDLDGVKMHLDNFFSSKPVKFYADGISKLPGRWAKGQHLFGSQHGSTIDSDSRR; encoded by the exons GGCCTTTAGGTAGCAATTTCGatgttgtgccaagtgcaccaattaccacaCGATGGTATGATAAGAGTGATGTCGGAGTTGATATCGAGAAAGGTGGCATGCCATCATTCTTAGCGCTATATTTGCTTG CCAAGACTCgcaaaagcatttgtgaagtttatggtgaatCAACTATTCGTaggtggtttgcaaaatttaaaactGGAGAGTTTAGCTTGGAAGCTGACAGTCGCAGTGGAAGACCTTCGAAAttggatgaagatgttttgaag ACCATTAATTTTGATGTGTACTGTCGTCAGCTAgctaatttgaaccaaaaaatcaaagaattgagGCCGGAGGCAGCCAACAGGAAAGGGGTAGTGTTCCAATATGACAATACCCGACCGCATGTGTCTTTGGCTACCCGAACAAAGTTATATGAACTTGGCTGGGATATATtaccccatccaccatattctgATATTGCGCCATCCGACTATCACTTGTTTTTGTCTCTACAGAACTCATTCCAAGGGAAAACATTTAACGATTTAGATGGAGTCAAAATGCATCTAgataactttttttcttcaaaaccagtcAAATTTTATGCTGACGGAATATCTAAATTGCCTGGTAGATgggcaaag